From Solanum lycopersicum chromosome 8, SLM_r2.1, the proteins below share one genomic window:
- the LOC138337951 gene encoding uncharacterized protein codes for MDLHYHPGKANVVADALSRMRMRSTTHIEDEKKELAKKVHRLSRLGVRLVESTSEGVTIHPSSESYLIIEVKKGQYLDLVLMELKDSVLLKMNESFALGDDGILRYQDGLCIPDVDDLRTRIVAEAHGSRCSIYPSSTKMHHDLKQIYW; via the coding sequence atggatttgcactaccatccaggtaaggctaatgttgtggctgatgctttgagccGGATGAGAATGAGGAGTACAACCCACATTGAGGATGAGAAAAAGGAGTTGGCAAAAAAGGTACATAGACTGTCCAGATTGGGTGTGCGGTTGGTTGAATCTACTAGTGAGGGTGTTACaattcatcctagttctgaatcatacTTGATaattgaagtcaagaagggtcaaTATCTTGATCTTGTGTTAatggagctgaaggactcagtattgttaaaaatgaatgagtctttcgctttgggagatgatggcatacttagATACCAGGACGGGTTGTGTAtaccagatgtggatgatttacGGACCAGGATTGTggcagaggcccatggttccagatgTTCCATATATCCAAGTTCCACAAAAATgcatcatgatcttaagcagatttattggtag